GCAAGTATGTTTATAAGTTTTTTCAATTGTGATCTAAGAAACGCGATCCAGCTGGCAAAATTACGGTCATGAAAGTTCCCTTGAGAGGGTGGTTTTTGTTTTAGATCATTTTTAATTGTGATTTAGCTCACTTATGACCGTACAAATTAATATCAACTGGAGACCCTTAGAGCAGGGGCGTAAAATAGTCGCATTGTTTATCTGGCACCCTGGGTGCAAATACAGAGGATATCTACGATGAGTAAATGCAGTGCTGATGAAACCCCGGTTTGCTGCTGTATGGATGTTGGCACCATTATGGACAACACCGATTGCACCGCGTCCTACAGCCGCGTTTTTGCGACACGCGCTGAAGCTGACGAAACGCTGGCTGCGCTGAGCGAAAGAGCCCGTGGTGTTGAGTCCGACCCATGCAAAATCATCCCGACCTATAAAGACGTCGACGGTGGTGTGCAACTGGATATCGATTTTGTGTTCTGCTGCGAAGCTGAAACCCTGATTTTCCAGCTCGGACTGCGTTAATCCCTTCTCTAAAACGCCTCTGCTCAGCAGGGGCGTTTTCTTTTTTATCTCAATGTGTTTTGGCTCTCACTTTTATGCTTCCCTGATTGGCTGGATGTAAAAAATTAGTTAAGACTGTTATCAGGTCAGACCACTTTTTTTTACGTTTACCAGGGGACAGTTATGAGTCAGGCATTACCGCTTATCACCCGCCAGGGCGATCGCATTGCCATTGTCAGCGGGTTACGCACGCCTTTTGCCCGTCAGGCGACGGCTTTTCACGGCATTCCCGCGATTGATCTGGGGAAAATGGTTGTCGGTGAATTGCTGGCTCGCAGCGAAATTCCTCCTGAAGTCATCGAACAGTTAGTTTTCGGCCAGGTCGTGCAAATGCCTGAGGCGCCGAACATCGCGCGTGAAATTGTGCTCGGCACCGGCATGAGCGTTCATACCGATGCCTACAGCGTCAGTCGTGCCTGTGCCACCAGTTTCCAGGCCGTCGCCAACGTCGCAGAAAGCCTGATGGCGGGCACTATTCGCGCCGGGATCGCCGGTGGGGCAGATTCCTCCTCTGTATTGCCGATTGGCGTGAGCAAAGCGCTGGCCCGTACGCTGGTGGATGCCAACAAAGCCCGAACCCTGGGGCAGAAACTCAAACTCTTCTCTCGTCTGCGCCTCAAAGATTTAGCCCCCGTGCCGCCTGCCGTGGCGGAGTACTCTACCGGTTTACGCATGGGCGACACCGCCGAACAAATGGCGAAAACCTGGGGCATCACCCGCGAGCAACAAGATGCGCTGGCGCATCGCTCGCATCTGCATGCGGCCAAAGCCTGGGCCGACGGCAAGCTGACGGATGAAGTGATGACGGCCTATGCGCCGCCGTTTCGTGAGCCGTTCGCGCAGGACAACAATGTGCGCACCCAATCCTCACTGGCAGACTACGCAAAACTGCGTCCGGCCTTCGATCGTAAACATGGCACGGTGACCGCGGCCAACAGCACCCCGCTGACCGACGGCGCGGCGGCAGTGATTCTGATGACGGAATCTCGGGCAAAAGAACTGGGCCTGAAGCCGCTCGGCTATTTGCGCAGCTACGCGTTTACCGCGATTGATGTCACGCAGGACATGCTGCTGGGGCCTGCGTGGTCCACGCCGCTGGCGCTGGAACGTGCCGGACTGACGATGGCCGATTTAACCCTCTTTGATATGCATGAAGCCTTCGCCGCCCAGACGCTTGCGAACCTGCAACTGATGGCCAGCGAACGCTTTGCCCGCGACGTGCTGGGCCGCAGCCATGCGACCGGAGAAGTGGACGATAGTAAATTCAACGTGCTGGGCGGCTCCATTGCCTACGGACATCCTTTTGCAGCAACCGGTGCGCGCATGATCACCCAAACCCTTAACGAGCTGCGTCGTCGCGGCGGTGGCTTTGGTCTGGTGACCGCCTGCGCGGCAGGCGGTTTAGGCGCAGCCATGGTTCTGGAGGCCGAATAATGGAAACGACATCCGCATTTACGCTGACCGAACGCCTCGATAACGTGGCGGTCATTACCATCGATGTTCCCGGCGAAAAAATGAATACCCTGAAGGCTGAGTTTGGCGTTCAGGTGCGGGCTATTCTCAAGCAAGTTCGCGACAACAAGGCCCTGCGCGGCGTGGTGTTCATCTCCGCCAAACCGGATAACTTCATCGCCGGGGCCGACATCAACATGATTAGCAACTGCACGTCGGCGCAGGAAGCCGAAGCCCTGGCGCGCCAGGGACAGCAAATCATGGCGGAAATTCATGCCCTGCCTATCCCTGTCATCGCCGCAATCCACGGTGCCTGTCTCGGCGGTGGCCTCGAACTGGCGTTAGCCTGTCACAGTCGAATTTGCACCGATGATGCGAAAACGGTGCTGGGCTTACCGGAAGTTCAACTAGGTCTGCTGCCGGGTTCCGGCGGCACGCAGCGGTTGCCGCGCCTGGTCGGCATCAGCACCGCGCTGGACATGATCCTTACCGGCAAACAGCTTCGCGCGCGTCAGGCATTAAAAGTCGGTCTGGTGGATGACGTCGTACCTCAGGCGATCCTTCTCGAAGCGGCGATTGCGCTGGCTAAACAGGATCGCCCGGTCAGCCGACGTCTGCCGGTACGGGAACGCATTCTGGCCGGTCCGCTGGGACGCAGTCTGGTGTTCAGCCTGGCGGCGAAAAAAACAGAGCAGAAAACGCAGGGGAATTATCCCGCCACTGGTCGCATTTTGAAGGTGCTCGAAACAGGTCTGGCACAGGGCAGCAGCAGCGGATATGCCGAGGAAGCTCAGGCGTTTGGCGAGCTGGCAATGACGCCGCAGTCAAAAGCGCTGCGCTCAGTTTTCTTTGCCAGTACCGACGTGAAAAAAGATCCAGCCGCTAACGCCGAGCCACAGCCACTGCGTTCGCTGGCGGTTCTGGGCGGTGGCCTGATGGGCGGAGGTATCGCGTTTGTCACCGCCAGCAAAGCAAAATTGCCGGTTCGTATAAAGGATATCAATGCCAACGGCATCAACCATGCGCTGAAGTACAGCTGGGAGCTGCTTGATAAGAAGGTGCGTCGCCGCCATATCAGAGCCAGTG
This DNA window, taken from Scandinavium goeteborgense, encodes the following:
- a CDS encoding YfcZ/YiiS family protein; the encoded protein is MSKCSADETPVCCCMDVGTIMDNTDCTASYSRVFATRAEADETLAALSERARGVESDPCKIIPTYKDVDGGVQLDIDFVFCCEAETLIFQLGLR
- the fadI gene encoding acetyl-CoA C-acyltransferase FadI; translation: MSQALPLITRQGDRIAIVSGLRTPFARQATAFHGIPAIDLGKMVVGELLARSEIPPEVIEQLVFGQVVQMPEAPNIAREIVLGTGMSVHTDAYSVSRACATSFQAVANVAESLMAGTIRAGIAGGADSSSVLPIGVSKALARTLVDANKARTLGQKLKLFSRLRLKDLAPVPPAVAEYSTGLRMGDTAEQMAKTWGITREQQDALAHRSHLHAAKAWADGKLTDEVMTAYAPPFREPFAQDNNVRTQSSLADYAKLRPAFDRKHGTVTAANSTPLTDGAAAVILMTESRAKELGLKPLGYLRSYAFTAIDVTQDMLLGPAWSTPLALERAGLTMADLTLFDMHEAFAAQTLANLQLMASERFARDVLGRSHATGEVDDSKFNVLGGSIAYGHPFAATGARMITQTLNELRRRGGGFGLVTACAAGGLGAAMVLEAE
- the fadJ gene encoding fatty acid oxidation complex subunit alpha FadJ, with the protein product METTSAFTLTERLDNVAVITIDVPGEKMNTLKAEFGVQVRAILKQVRDNKALRGVVFISAKPDNFIAGADINMISNCTSAQEAEALARQGQQIMAEIHALPIPVIAAIHGACLGGGLELALACHSRICTDDAKTVLGLPEVQLGLLPGSGGTQRLPRLVGISTALDMILTGKQLRARQALKVGLVDDVVPQAILLEAAIALAKQDRPVSRRLPVRERILAGPLGRSLVFSLAAKKTEQKTQGNYPATGRILKVLETGLAQGSSSGYAEEAQAFGELAMTPQSKALRSVFFASTDVKKDPAANAEPQPLRSLAVLGGGLMGGGIAFVTASKAKLPVRIKDINANGINHALKYSWELLDKKVRRRHIRASERDRQLALISGTTDYSGFAHRDVVIEAVFEDLSLKQQMVAEVEANFAPHTIFASNTSSLPIGDIAAQAQRPEQVIGLHFFSPVEKMPLVEVIPHAGTSETTIATTVKLAKQLGKTPVVVADKAGFYVNRILAPYINEAMRLLTEGESIEKIDGALTKYGFPVGPIQLLDEVGIDTGTKIIPVLESAYGERFSAPANIISAILNDDRKGRKNGRGFYLYEAKGRKSKKQPDPAIYTLIGGGQKGTLSGQQIAERCVMMMLNEAARCFDEQVVRSARDGDIGAVFGIGFPPFLGGPFRYMDSLGAGEVVAILQRLTTQYGPRFTPCEALIRMAEQGLAFWPANETETLS